The following proteins are co-located in the Gossypium hirsutum isolate 1008001.06 chromosome A02, Gossypium_hirsutum_v2.1, whole genome shotgun sequence genome:
- the LOC107936555 gene encoding 3-epi-6-deoxocathasterone 23-monooxygenase CYP90C1, whose amino-acid sequence MALYIAKREGFESKEDMGLLIIIISLMGVVWFWYKMKKMMRKEDIGINKSGGSGGGGVVPKGNLGWPFIGETLHFIASGYSSQPVSFMDKRKLLHGKVFKTHLLGTPIIVSTDPDVNKVVLQNHGNTFIPAYPKSITELLGEHSILQMNGNLQKRLHALIAGFLRSPQFKTRITAHIKSSVVSTLGSWQHMQVLLVQEETKKITFEVLVKVLMSVGPGEDLEFLKREFQEFIKGLICLPIKFPGTRLYKSLKAKERLLKVVKKIVEDRKLAMEEETDEKSMAKDAVDVLLRDSSEEPSSDQIKQSLPLDFISGNIIEMMIPGEDTVPMAMTLAVKFLSDCPVALQQLMEENMELKKQKKECGEDYSWTDYLSLPFTQNVISETLRMANIINGVWRKALKDIDIKGYLIPKGWCVLTSFISVHMDEENYENPYLFEPWRWEKIGAAANNNSFTPFGGGQRLCPGLELSRLEISIFLHHLVTTYRWVAQEDEIIYFPTVKMKKKLPIKVTPLCNYQ is encoded by the exons ATGGCTTTATACATAGCTAAGAGAGAAGGTTTTGAATCAAAAGAGGATATGGGGTTGTTGATCATCATCATTAGCTTGATGGGTGTTGTTTGGTTTTGGtacaaaatgaagaagatgatgagaaAAGAAGATATAGGAATCAACAAGAGTGGTGGCAGTGGCGGCGGCGGCGTAGTGCCAAAAGGAAACTTGGGTTGGCCTTTCATTGGTGAAACCCTTCATTTCATTGCTTCTGGTTATAGTTCTCAACCTGTCAGTTTCATGGACAAACGCAAGCTTTT gcaTGGGAAggtattcaaaacacatttattggGAACACCCATCATTGTTTCCACAGATCCCGACGTAAACAAGGTGGTGTTGCAGAACCATGGCAACACCTTCATCCCTGCTTACCCTAAATCCATTACTGAGTTACTTGGTGAACACTCCATCCTTCAAATGAATGGAAATCTTCAAAAACGACTCCATGCACTGATTGCAGGTTTCTTAAGATCTCCACAGTTTAAAACCCGTATCACAGCTCACATCAAAAGCTCAGTGGTGTCAACACTGGGTTCTTGGCAACACATGCAGGTGTTACTTGTTCAAGAAGAAACCAAAAAG ATAACATTCGAGGTCTTGGTGAAAGTGTTGATGAGTGTCGGTCCGGGTGAAGATTTGGAGTTTTTGAAGAGAGAATTTCAGGAATTCATCAAAGGGTTGATTTGCTTACCTATCAAATTTCCAGGGACTAGACTGTATAAATCTCTCAAG GCGAAAGAAAGGTTACTGAAAGTGGTGAAAAAGATAGTGGAAGATAGGAAATTAGCTATGGAGGAAGAAACAGACGAAAAGAGTATGGCCAAGGATGCAGTTGACGTGCTGTTACGTGACAGTAGTGAAGAACCATCAAGTGATCAGATCAAGCAATCCCTGCCGTTGGATTTCATCAGTGGGAACATTATAGAGATGATGATCCCTGGTGAAGATACTGTTCCAATGGCGATGACCTTAGCTGTCAAATTCCTCAGTGACTGCCCTGTTGCTCTACAGCAGTTGATG GAGGAGAACATGGAATTAAAAAAGCAAAAGAAGGAATGTGGTGAAGATTATAGTTGGACTGACTACTTGTCTTTGCCTTTCACTCAAAAT GTTATAAGTGAAACTCTTAGAATGGCAAATATCATCAATGGAGTTTGGAGGAAAGCACTCAAGGATATAGATATTAAAG gttaTTTAATACCAAAGGGATGGTGTGTGTTGACCTCTTTTATTTCAGTTCATATGGATGAGGAAAATTATGAAAACCCATATCTTTTTGAACCATGGAGATGGGAG AAAATTGGAGCTGCTGCTAATAACAATAGTTTTACACCATTTGGAGGTGGCCAAAGGCTTTGCCCTGGTTTAGAACTATCAAGGCttgaaatttcaattttccttcaCCATCTTGTCACCACTTAcag ATGGGTTGCACAAGAGGATGAAATTATCTACTTTCCAACAGTTAAGATGAAGAAGAAGCTACCAATCAAGGTCACCCCTTTATGCAACTACCAATAG